One window of the Trifolium pratense cultivar HEN17-A07 linkage group LG2, ARS_RC_1.1, whole genome shotgun sequence genome contains the following:
- the LOC123909786 gene encoding uncharacterized protein LOC123909786 isoform X5: protein MAAEANKIRSRILEIHNFIKNDEEESNPSDSADLLHDCALHVQNTVQQIVSEFSDIDSLQNSDFEVESTNVATEIEYLARTRKDDSINLEAKLEELECSLQYIALEEQMTAEANEGIVSPMLEDTVMNLGENLEQLELESKVDEMKEILKTMECLQCEVKWFDAIDQIDDVLTGLKVLAFDENCIRLSLQTYMPTAESISCLQRVEDTNDASVQNHELLIEVFEGTMKLKDIQVFPNDIYVDDIVDTAKSVSNSSLQWLIQKLQDRIILSTLRRLVVNDANKSR from the exons ATGGCCGCAGAAGCAAATAAGATCCGCAG TCGAATTTTAGAGATTCACAACTTCATCAAAAACGACGAAGAAGAATCAAACCCTTCAGATTCCGCCGATTTACTCCACGACTGTGCTCTTCATGTTCAA AACACAGTGCAACAAATTGTATCCGAATTCTCTGATATCGATTCTTTACAAAATTCCGATTTCG AAGTTGAATCCACCAATGTAGCTACCGAGATTGAGTATCTTGCGAGAACTCGTAAGGATG ATTCTATTAATTTGGAGGCCAAACTTGAAGAATTGGAATGTTCTTTACAATATATTGCATTAGAG gaGCAGATGACAGCTGAGGCTAATGAAGGAATTGTTTCTCCAATGCTGGAAGACACTGTCATGAATCTAGGCGAAAATTTGGAG CAATTGGAACTTGAGAGTAAGGTTGATGAAATGAAGGAGATTCTGAAGACTATGGAGTGTCTTCAGTGTGAGGTCAAATG GTTTGATGCTATAGATCAGATTGACGATGTATTGACGGGTCTAAAAGTGCTTGCATTTGACGAGAATTGCATTAGGCTGTCTTTGCAAACTTATATGCCAACGGCAGAGAGCATTTCTTGCCTACAGAGAGTTGAAGATACCAATGATGCATCTGTGCAGAATCATGAGTTATTGATTGAAGTGTTTGAGGGGACCATGAAGTTAAAGGATATTCAG GTTTTTCCAAATGAtatatatgtggatgacattGTTGATACTGCAAAGTCTGTCAG TAATTCCTCATTGCAATGGTTAATACAAAAACTGCAAGATAGAATTATACTAAGCACACTTAGGAGACTTGTGGTAAATGATGCTAATAAATCAAGGTGA
- the LOC123909786 gene encoding uncharacterized protein LOC123909786 isoform X2 — translation MAAEANKIRSRILEIHNFIKNDEEESNPSDSADLLHDCALHVQNTVQQIVSEFSDIDSLQNSDFDAYVEYLTKELNDVKVESTNVATEIEYLARTHSINLEAKLEELECSLQYIALEEQMTAEANEGIVSPMLEDTVMNLGENLEQLELESKVDEMKEILKTMECLQCEVKWFDAIDQIDDVLTGLKVLAFDENCIRLSLQTYMPTAESISCLQRVEDTNDASVQNHELLIEVFEGTMKLKDIQVFPNDIYVDDIVDTAKSVSNSSLQWLIQKLQDRIILSTLRRLVVNDANKSR, via the exons ATGGCCGCAGAAGCAAATAAGATCCGCAG TCGAATTTTAGAGATTCACAACTTCATCAAAAACGACGAAGAAGAATCAAACCCTTCAGATTCCGCCGATTTACTCCACGACTGTGCTCTTCATGTTCAA AACACAGTGCAACAAATTGTATCCGAATTCTCTGATATCGATTCTTTACAAAATTCCGATTTCG ATGCTTATGTAGAGTATTTGACAAAGGAACTTAATGATGTAAAAGTTGAATCCACCAATGTAGCTACCGAGATTGAGTATCTTGCGAGAACTC ATTCTATTAATTTGGAGGCCAAACTTGAAGAATTGGAATGTTCTTTACAATATATTGCATTAGAG gaGCAGATGACAGCTGAGGCTAATGAAGGAATTGTTTCTCCAATGCTGGAAGACACTGTCATGAATCTAGGCGAAAATTTGGAG CAATTGGAACTTGAGAGTAAGGTTGATGAAATGAAGGAGATTCTGAAGACTATGGAGTGTCTTCAGTGTGAGGTCAAATG GTTTGATGCTATAGATCAGATTGACGATGTATTGACGGGTCTAAAAGTGCTTGCATTTGACGAGAATTGCATTAGGCTGTCTTTGCAAACTTATATGCCAACGGCAGAGAGCATTTCTTGCCTACAGAGAGTTGAAGATACCAATGATGCATCTGTGCAGAATCATGAGTTATTGATTGAAGTGTTTGAGGGGACCATGAAGTTAAAGGATATTCAG GTTTTTCCAAATGAtatatatgtggatgacattGTTGATACTGCAAAGTCTGTCAG TAATTCCTCATTGCAATGGTTAATACAAAAACTGCAAGATAGAATTATACTAAGCACACTTAGGAGACTTGTGGTAAATGATGCTAATAAATCAAGGTGA
- the LOC123909782 gene encoding uncharacterized protein LOC123909782 isoform X1 gives MMKTWHGIHSCTRDPNNKTATAKWVAQLILNTMSTSDHMKVNDILTHVRKNFSVNIRFWRAWKAKQMAKEIVEGNAARQYNLLWRYSAELRRVSDNGNTCKITIERPHPTLQPRFGSFYFSFDGCKKGFLKACRPFIGVDGCHLKTRYGGQLLIAVGRDPNDQYFPLAFGVVETETKESWRWFLTLLLEDIGQEKRWVFISDQQKGLIPVFEEMFEKLEHRLCLRHLYANFKKKFGGGTQIRDLMMGAAKATYIQAYEKKMSELKVVNTKAWEWLVGHQTKLWCKHAFSFFSKCDVLMNNISEAFNSTILVARDKPIITMCEWIRIYLMNRMTTLRYKNVKYQQRIMPTPMKRLNREVELSAGWCSHLSSETEFQVEHHQHASSFIVNLDKRTCTCNFWELVGIPCRHAISAMGFSNQNPEDFVDHYYSREAYELCYSFSVSAINGQDMWPEAEVEVEDMLPPQYKRGPGRPKKMRRRDAHEDAKPRKQRPAPNRCTKCGNPGHNTRGCKSTEVNSDAQRRQRKPKKNVENASASNGFVNASTTVGTASNAAETASTAVSTARVVKAPIECLLDENDDNVLYGTKKRKEEKVRRTAEEGETPKMMQCEQDK, from the exons ATGATGAAGACGTGGCATGGTATTCACTCGTGTACAAGAGATCCCAATAATAAGACTGCAACTGCGAAGTGGGTGGCACAATTAATACTTAATACCATGAGCACAAGTGACCATATGAAGGTAAATGACATTTTGACTCACGTAAGGAAAAATTTCTCTGTCAACATCAGGTTTTGGAGAGCTTGGAAAGCAAAACAGATGGCTAAGGAAATTGTAGAAGGTAATGCTGCACGACAATATAATCTATTATGGAGATATTCTGCAGAGCTTAGGAGGGTATCTGATAATGGTAACACTTGCAAAATCACAATTGAGAGACCACATCCAACTTTACAACCTAGGTTTGGAagcttttatttttcatttgatgGTTGCAAAAAGGGGTTTTTGAAAGCATGTCGACCTTTCATTGGAGTTGATGGTTGTCATCTAAAAACTAGATATGGGGGGCAGCTTCTCATTGCAGTCGGAAGAGACCCAAATGACCAGTACTTTCCATTAGCATTTGGAGTGGTTGAAACTGAGACCAAAGAATCATGGAGATGGTTTTTGACGTTGCTACTAGAGGATATTGGACAAGAAAAAAGATGGGTTTTCATTTCTGATCAACAAAAG GGGTTGATTCCTGTTTTTGAAGAGATGTTTGAAAAATTAGAACACAGGCTATGTTTGAGGCATCTATATGCTAACtttaagaaaaaatttggtGGAGGCACTCAAATTAGAGATCTCATGATGGGGGCAGCTAAGGCAACATACATCCAAGCATACGAGAAGAAAATGTCAGAGCTGAAAGTAGTAAATACAAAGGCATGGGAGTGGCTAGTAGGACATCAAACAAAGTTGTGGTGTAAGCATgctttctcatttttttcaaagtgtgaTGTCCTAATGAATAATATTTCTGAGGCTTTCAATAGTACTATCTTGGTTGCTAGGGATAAACCAATTATCACTATGTGTGAATGGATTAGAATTTATCTGATGAATAGAATGACAACTTTAAGGTATAAAAATGTTAAGTACCAACAAAGGATAATGCCTACACCTATGAAGAGATTGAACAGGGAAGTTGAACTTAGTGCAGGTTGGTGCTCACATTTGTCTAGTGAAACTGAATTTCAGGTTGAACATCATCAACATGCTAGTagttttattgttaatttaGACAAAAGAACTTGTACATGTAACTTTTGGGAATTAGTAGGCATACCATGTAGACATGCCATTTCAGCTATGGGATTCTCAAACCAAAATCCTGAGGACTTTGTTGATCACTATTATTCAAGGGAGGCATATGAACTTTGCTATAGTTTTAGTGTTAGCGCTATTAATGGTCAAGACATGTGGCCTGAGGCTgaagttgaagttgaagatATGTTACCCCCACAATACAAGAGAGGTCCTGGTAGACCAAAAAAGATGAGAAGAAGGGATGCTCATGAAGATGCAAAGCCTAGAAAACAAAGGCCTGCGCCTAACAGGTGTACAAAATGTGGAAATCCTGGTCATAATACCAGGGGTTGCAAGAGCACAGAAGTGAACTCAGATGCACAACGCAGACAG agaaaaccaaagaaaaatgttgaaaatgCATCTGCATCTAATGGATTTGTTAATGCATCTACCACAGTTGGTACTGCATCTAATGCAGCTGAAACTGCATCTACCGCAGTTAGTACTGCACGTGTTGTTAAGGCACCAATTGAATGCCTTTTAGATGAAAATGATGACAATGTTTTGTACGGCACCAAAAAAA gaaaagaagagaaagtACGCAGGACCGCAGAAGAAGGTGAAACTCCAAAAATGATGCAATGTGAACAAGACAAGTGA
- the LOC123909786 gene encoding uncharacterized protein LOC123909786 isoform X4 translates to MAAEANKIRSRILEIHNFIKNDEEESNPSDSADLLHDCALHVQNTVQQIVSEFSDIDSLQNSDFEYLTKELNDVKVESTNVATEIEYLARTHSINLEAKLEELECSLQYIALEEQMTAEANEGIVSPMLEDTVMNLGENLEQLELESKVDEMKEILKTMECLQCEVKWFDAIDQIDDVLTGLKVLAFDENCIRLSLQTYMPTAESISCLQRVEDTNDASVQNHELLIEVFEGTMKLKDIQVFPNDIYVDDIVDTAKSVSNSSLQWLIQKLQDRIILSTLRRLVVNDANKSR, encoded by the exons ATGGCCGCAGAAGCAAATAAGATCCGCAG TCGAATTTTAGAGATTCACAACTTCATCAAAAACGACGAAGAAGAATCAAACCCTTCAGATTCCGCCGATTTACTCCACGACTGTGCTCTTCATGTTCAA AACACAGTGCAACAAATTGTATCCGAATTCTCTGATATCGATTCTTTACAAAATTCCGATTTCG AGTATTTGACAAAGGAACTTAATGATGTAAAAGTTGAATCCACCAATGTAGCTACCGAGATTGAGTATCTTGCGAGAACTC ATTCTATTAATTTGGAGGCCAAACTTGAAGAATTGGAATGTTCTTTACAATATATTGCATTAGAG gaGCAGATGACAGCTGAGGCTAATGAAGGAATTGTTTCTCCAATGCTGGAAGACACTGTCATGAATCTAGGCGAAAATTTGGAG CAATTGGAACTTGAGAGTAAGGTTGATGAAATGAAGGAGATTCTGAAGACTATGGAGTGTCTTCAGTGTGAGGTCAAATG GTTTGATGCTATAGATCAGATTGACGATGTATTGACGGGTCTAAAAGTGCTTGCATTTGACGAGAATTGCATTAGGCTGTCTTTGCAAACTTATATGCCAACGGCAGAGAGCATTTCTTGCCTACAGAGAGTTGAAGATACCAATGATGCATCTGTGCAGAATCATGAGTTATTGATTGAAGTGTTTGAGGGGACCATGAAGTTAAAGGATATTCAG GTTTTTCCAAATGAtatatatgtggatgacattGTTGATACTGCAAAGTCTGTCAG TAATTCCTCATTGCAATGGTTAATACAAAAACTGCAAGATAGAATTATACTAAGCACACTTAGGAGACTTGTGGTAAATGATGCTAATAAATCAAGGTGA
- the LOC123909786 gene encoding uncharacterized protein LOC123909786 isoform X1 encodes MAAEANKIRSRILEIHNFIKNDEEESNPSDSADLLHDCALHVQNTVQQIVSEFSDIDSLQNSDFDAYVEYLTKELNDVKVESTNVATEIEYLARTRKDDSINLEAKLEELECSLQYIALEEQMTAEANEGIVSPMLEDTVMNLGENLEQLELESKVDEMKEILKTMECLQCEVKWFDAIDQIDDVLTGLKVLAFDENCIRLSLQTYMPTAESISCLQRVEDTNDASVQNHELLIEVFEGTMKLKDIQVFPNDIYVDDIVDTAKSVSNSSLQWLIQKLQDRIILSTLRRLVVNDANKSR; translated from the exons ATGGCCGCAGAAGCAAATAAGATCCGCAG TCGAATTTTAGAGATTCACAACTTCATCAAAAACGACGAAGAAGAATCAAACCCTTCAGATTCCGCCGATTTACTCCACGACTGTGCTCTTCATGTTCAA AACACAGTGCAACAAATTGTATCCGAATTCTCTGATATCGATTCTTTACAAAATTCCGATTTCG ATGCTTATGTAGAGTATTTGACAAAGGAACTTAATGATGTAAAAGTTGAATCCACCAATGTAGCTACCGAGATTGAGTATCTTGCGAGAACTCGTAAGGATG ATTCTATTAATTTGGAGGCCAAACTTGAAGAATTGGAATGTTCTTTACAATATATTGCATTAGAG gaGCAGATGACAGCTGAGGCTAATGAAGGAATTGTTTCTCCAATGCTGGAAGACACTGTCATGAATCTAGGCGAAAATTTGGAG CAATTGGAACTTGAGAGTAAGGTTGATGAAATGAAGGAGATTCTGAAGACTATGGAGTGTCTTCAGTGTGAGGTCAAATG GTTTGATGCTATAGATCAGATTGACGATGTATTGACGGGTCTAAAAGTGCTTGCATTTGACGAGAATTGCATTAGGCTGTCTTTGCAAACTTATATGCCAACGGCAGAGAGCATTTCTTGCCTACAGAGAGTTGAAGATACCAATGATGCATCTGTGCAGAATCATGAGTTATTGATTGAAGTGTTTGAGGGGACCATGAAGTTAAAGGATATTCAG GTTTTTCCAAATGAtatatatgtggatgacattGTTGATACTGCAAAGTCTGTCAG TAATTCCTCATTGCAATGGTTAATACAAAAACTGCAAGATAGAATTATACTAAGCACACTTAGGAGACTTGTGGTAAATGATGCTAATAAATCAAGGTGA
- the LOC123909786 gene encoding uncharacterized protein LOC123909786 isoform X6, with protein MAAEANKIRSRILEIHNFIKNDEEESNPSDSADLLHDCALHVQNTVQQIVSEFSDIDSLQNSDFEVESTNVATEIEYLARTHSINLEAKLEELECSLQYIALEEQMTAEANEGIVSPMLEDTVMNLGENLEQLELESKVDEMKEILKTMECLQCEVKWFDAIDQIDDVLTGLKVLAFDENCIRLSLQTYMPTAESISCLQRVEDTNDASVQNHELLIEVFEGTMKLKDIQVFPNDIYVDDIVDTAKSVSNSSLQWLIQKLQDRIILSTLRRLVVNDANKSR; from the exons ATGGCCGCAGAAGCAAATAAGATCCGCAG TCGAATTTTAGAGATTCACAACTTCATCAAAAACGACGAAGAAGAATCAAACCCTTCAGATTCCGCCGATTTACTCCACGACTGTGCTCTTCATGTTCAA AACACAGTGCAACAAATTGTATCCGAATTCTCTGATATCGATTCTTTACAAAATTCCGATTTCG AAGTTGAATCCACCAATGTAGCTACCGAGATTGAGTATCTTGCGAGAACTC ATTCTATTAATTTGGAGGCCAAACTTGAAGAATTGGAATGTTCTTTACAATATATTGCATTAGAG gaGCAGATGACAGCTGAGGCTAATGAAGGAATTGTTTCTCCAATGCTGGAAGACACTGTCATGAATCTAGGCGAAAATTTGGAG CAATTGGAACTTGAGAGTAAGGTTGATGAAATGAAGGAGATTCTGAAGACTATGGAGTGTCTTCAGTGTGAGGTCAAATG GTTTGATGCTATAGATCAGATTGACGATGTATTGACGGGTCTAAAAGTGCTTGCATTTGACGAGAATTGCATTAGGCTGTCTTTGCAAACTTATATGCCAACGGCAGAGAGCATTTCTTGCCTACAGAGAGTTGAAGATACCAATGATGCATCTGTGCAGAATCATGAGTTATTGATTGAAGTGTTTGAGGGGACCATGAAGTTAAAGGATATTCAG GTTTTTCCAAATGAtatatatgtggatgacattGTTGATACTGCAAAGTCTGTCAG TAATTCCTCATTGCAATGGTTAATACAAAAACTGCAAGATAGAATTATACTAAGCACACTTAGGAGACTTGTGGTAAATGATGCTAATAAATCAAGGTGA
- the LOC123909786 gene encoding uncharacterized protein LOC123909786 isoform X3, with translation MAAEANKIRSRILEIHNFIKNDEEESNPSDSADLLHDCALHVQNTVQQIVSEFSDIDSLQNSDFEYLTKELNDVKVESTNVATEIEYLARTRKDDSINLEAKLEELECSLQYIALEEQMTAEANEGIVSPMLEDTVMNLGENLEQLELESKVDEMKEILKTMECLQCEVKWFDAIDQIDDVLTGLKVLAFDENCIRLSLQTYMPTAESISCLQRVEDTNDASVQNHELLIEVFEGTMKLKDIQVFPNDIYVDDIVDTAKSVSNSSLQWLIQKLQDRIILSTLRRLVVNDANKSR, from the exons ATGGCCGCAGAAGCAAATAAGATCCGCAG TCGAATTTTAGAGATTCACAACTTCATCAAAAACGACGAAGAAGAATCAAACCCTTCAGATTCCGCCGATTTACTCCACGACTGTGCTCTTCATGTTCAA AACACAGTGCAACAAATTGTATCCGAATTCTCTGATATCGATTCTTTACAAAATTCCGATTTCG AGTATTTGACAAAGGAACTTAATGATGTAAAAGTTGAATCCACCAATGTAGCTACCGAGATTGAGTATCTTGCGAGAACTCGTAAGGATG ATTCTATTAATTTGGAGGCCAAACTTGAAGAATTGGAATGTTCTTTACAATATATTGCATTAGAG gaGCAGATGACAGCTGAGGCTAATGAAGGAATTGTTTCTCCAATGCTGGAAGACACTGTCATGAATCTAGGCGAAAATTTGGAG CAATTGGAACTTGAGAGTAAGGTTGATGAAATGAAGGAGATTCTGAAGACTATGGAGTGTCTTCAGTGTGAGGTCAAATG GTTTGATGCTATAGATCAGATTGACGATGTATTGACGGGTCTAAAAGTGCTTGCATTTGACGAGAATTGCATTAGGCTGTCTTTGCAAACTTATATGCCAACGGCAGAGAGCATTTCTTGCCTACAGAGAGTTGAAGATACCAATGATGCATCTGTGCAGAATCATGAGTTATTGATTGAAGTGTTTGAGGGGACCATGAAGTTAAAGGATATTCAG GTTTTTCCAAATGAtatatatgtggatgacattGTTGATACTGCAAAGTCTGTCAG TAATTCCTCATTGCAATGGTTAATACAAAAACTGCAAGATAGAATTATACTAAGCACACTTAGGAGACTTGTGGTAAATGATGCTAATAAATCAAGGTGA
- the LOC123909782 gene encoding uncharacterized protein LOC123909782 isoform X2 — MMKTWHGIHSCTRDPNNKTATAKWVAQLILNTMSTSDHMKVNDILTHVRKNFSVNIRFWRAWKAKQMAKEIVEGNAARQYNLLWRYSAELRRVSDNGNTCKITIERPHPTLQPRFGSFYFSFDGCKKGFLKACRPFIGVDGCHLKTRYGGQLLIAVGRDPNDQYFPLAFGVVETETKESWRWFLTLLLEDIGQEKRWVFISDQQKVEHHQHASSFIVNLDKRTCTCNFWELVGIPCRHAISAMGFSNQNPEDFVDHYYSREAYELCYSFSVSAINGQDMWPEAEVEVEDMLPPQYKRGPGRPKKMRRRDAHEDAKPRKQRPAPNRCTKCGNPGHNTRGCKSTEVNSDAQRRQRKPKKNVENASASNGFVNASTTVGTASNAAETASTAVSTARVVKAPIECLLDENDDNVLYGTKKRKEEKVRRTAEEGETPKMMQCEQDK; from the exons ATGATGAAGACGTGGCATGGTATTCACTCGTGTACAAGAGATCCCAATAATAAGACTGCAACTGCGAAGTGGGTGGCACAATTAATACTTAATACCATGAGCACAAGTGACCATATGAAGGTAAATGACATTTTGACTCACGTAAGGAAAAATTTCTCTGTCAACATCAGGTTTTGGAGAGCTTGGAAAGCAAAACAGATGGCTAAGGAAATTGTAGAAGGTAATGCTGCACGACAATATAATCTATTATGGAGATATTCTGCAGAGCTTAGGAGGGTATCTGATAATGGTAACACTTGCAAAATCACAATTGAGAGACCACATCCAACTTTACAACCTAGGTTTGGAagcttttatttttcatttgatgGTTGCAAAAAGGGGTTTTTGAAAGCATGTCGACCTTTCATTGGAGTTGATGGTTGTCATCTAAAAACTAGATATGGGGGGCAGCTTCTCATTGCAGTCGGAAGAGACCCAAATGACCAGTACTTTCCATTAGCATTTGGAGTGGTTGAAACTGAGACCAAAGAATCATGGAGATGGTTTTTGACGTTGCTACTAGAGGATATTGGACAAGAAAAAAGATGGGTTTTCATTTCTGATCAACAAAAG GTTGAACATCATCAACATGCTAGTagttttattgttaatttaGACAAAAGAACTTGTACATGTAACTTTTGGGAATTAGTAGGCATACCATGTAGACATGCCATTTCAGCTATGGGATTCTCAAACCAAAATCCTGAGGACTTTGTTGATCACTATTATTCAAGGGAGGCATATGAACTTTGCTATAGTTTTAGTGTTAGCGCTATTAATGGTCAAGACATGTGGCCTGAGGCTgaagttgaagttgaagatATGTTACCCCCACAATACAAGAGAGGTCCTGGTAGACCAAAAAAGATGAGAAGAAGGGATGCTCATGAAGATGCAAAGCCTAGAAAACAAAGGCCTGCGCCTAACAGGTGTACAAAATGTGGAAATCCTGGTCATAATACCAGGGGTTGCAAGAGCACAGAAGTGAACTCAGATGCACAACGCAGACAG agaaaaccaaagaaaaatgttgaaaatgCATCTGCATCTAATGGATTTGTTAATGCATCTACCACAGTTGGTACTGCATCTAATGCAGCTGAAACTGCATCTACCGCAGTTAGTACTGCACGTGTTGTTAAGGCACCAATTGAATGCCTTTTAGATGAAAATGATGACAATGTTTTGTACGGCACCAAAAAAA gaaaagaagagaaagtACGCAGGACCGCAGAAGAAGGTGAAACTCCAAAAATGATGCAATGTGAACAAGACAAGTGA